The DNA sequence GGGATTGTCCCGCCAACAGCCGTTCGGGTCAAGTCGTTGACGCGCTACCTGGCCGGGGACTGCCCAGATGCCCGTTCGGGTTGTAGACTTGGGGCGGGGGGAAGGGAGGGAGGAGTCATGAGGGATCGGTGGGAACGCTGGGCGAGCCTTCTCTTGCTGGTGTTCATACTCTGGCCGGTGCCGGGCGAGCTGGGACGACCGCCCTGCGGGTCGTCCAGGATCGCGCCTACCGGGTCGGAGTCTTCCTCGTCGTCGACGCGCTCGTCGAAAACATCTCTCCTCGCCGGGTGGATGGGGCTGAGGTCTCGGTGGAGTTCTATACCTTCTTCGACCAGCTCGTGAGCTTGGAGCATACGGTGCTCCGGCCCGCAAGGATCGAGCCCGGCCAGAAGGCGACGTTGCGGGTGGCCACGCCGAACAGCGACAGCGTTCGCAAGATCCGCTACCGCTTCACGTGGCGGGAGAATGCCGAGCAGTTCCAGAACCGGCCGGAGGAGGAGAAGCCGACCTGGCGCTGACAACGCGCGGGCCAGGTTACGTGTCCGAGATGCGTGAGATCAGGAGGTGAGCCATGGCGACGCAAGCGTACGTGTTTGTGTATGCGACGCCGGGAAAGGTGGAACCGGTGGCGAAGGCGATCGCCCGGCTCGGCGGCGTCAAGTCGGCGCACGCCTGCTGGGGGCGTCCGGACGTGATCGTCTTTGTCGAGGCGCCGACCCCCAGAGCCCTGGGTCAACTTGTCCTCAGGCGAATCCACAGGGTGCGGGGCGTGGAGGCGACCGACACGCGGATCGTCGTCGAAGTTTGAGCGCTCGCATGCGGCTGCGGGGAACAGGGAAGGGCCGGCGGCTCCGTCGGACGATCGCGTCGGGCGGGAGCGGCATCGCCCAGCGCCTGAACGAGGCCGTGGGTACCTGGCCAGGCGTCAGGATCACGCCCATGTTCGGGCGCTGGGGCTACTTCGTAGGGAGCCAACTCTTCGGCTGCTTCCCGCTCCGAGCCAAGGAGACCGACCTCTGGATCCGGCTCTCCCCCGAGGACCAGGCCCGCGCGCTCCGGACTCCGGGCATCACGCCGCATCGCCGCTTTGCCCGCCGCGGCTGGGTGGAGTATCGGCTGGAGTCGAGCGCGGGGCTCGGCCGGGCGCTCGGTTGGCTCCGCCGCAGCTACGAGCGGGTCAGAGCCGAGCCTGAGCCGGGGGAGGGGATGTAAGCTGCGCGGACTCTCAGCCGCTCGCCGGAACGGCCTCCGGCGCCTGCCGCGCGGCGTCGTACTGCCGCGCATTGAGCAGTGGCACCAGGAGCCAGCAGAGCGCCGTGAAGGCCGCGCTGATCAGGATCAGGTTCGTGAAGCCCAACTGGTCGTAGAGCCACCCGCCGCTGATCTGGCCGACCTGGACGGCGCCGTTGAAGACCGACATCAGGAGCGCGAAGAAGGTCCCTTCCGCCTGCTTGGGACAGGCCTTGGCGGCCAGGTCCAGGATGGTGAGCTGGATGATCATGCCGACGGCGCCGAAGATCAGGGCGATCGCGACCGCCGAGACGGGGCCCACGTAGCCCAGGTAGGCGAGCGTGGCGGTCACGCCGCCGCCGATGGCGAAGTGGATCAGCCGGTTGAACGGGATGGACCGGCAGAGGGCGAAGTAGAGGGCCGCGCCCACCGCGCCGGAGGCGTACAGGAGGGAGTCGAGGGTGCCGAGGAAGAGCTTGGAGAAGCGGAGCACGTCGGTCGAGTAGTAGGTCAGCGCGGGACCGAAGGAGGGGCTGAAGTTGTAGAAGAAGATGAAGCCGGCCACGATCCAGAGCGGGCGCGAGCCAAGCGTCCCGCGGATGGCCAGCCACGTTTCCCGGAACCGTTGCCCGCCGGCTTCC is a window from the Candidatus Rokuibacteriota bacterium genome containing:
- a CDS encoding Lrp/AsnC ligand binding domain-containing protein; protein product: MATQAYVFVYATPGKVEPVAKAIARLGGVKSAHACWGRPDVIVFVEAPTPRALGQLVLRRIHRVRGVEATDTRIVVEV
- a CDS encoding MmcQ/YjbR family DNA-binding protein — encoded protein: MRLRGTGKGRRLRRTIASGGSGIAQRLNEAVGTWPGVRITPMFGRWGYFVGSQLFGCFPLRAKETDLWIRLSPEDQARALRTPGITPHRRFARRGWVEYRLESSAGLGRALGWLRRSYERVRAEPEPGEGM
- a CDS encoding MFS transporter, producing MSPAALKPFRERPEARRLALIFAVVYFAQGMWYLPNLSITFLLKDTLGLSAAQTAAFFSITVIPWLVKPVYGLVSDFLPLFGRRRKSYFLLTSGLAAAMGFTLGMMPSHTYWGVAVFFTLMGFGLAFTDVLTDAMMVENGQRLGLTGTFQAVQWAAISVASMLVGIGGGWLAQHKPLQVTFMIAMVFPAISFCMAVWAIREPRVEAGGQRFRETWLAIRGTLGSRPLWIVAGFIFFYNFSPSFGPALTYYSTDVLRFSKLFLGTLDSLLYASGAVGAALYFALCRSIPFNRLIHFAIGGGVTATLAYLGYVGPVSAVAIALIFGAVGMIIQLTILDLAAKACPKQAEGTFFALLMSVFNGAVQVGQISGGWLYDQLGFTNLILISAAFTALCWLLVPLLNARQYDAARQAPEAVPASG